One segment of Neodiprion fabricii isolate iyNeoFabr1 chromosome 1, iyNeoFabr1.1, whole genome shotgun sequence DNA contains the following:
- the LOC124174850 gene encoding ERI1 exoribonuclease 2-like, with translation MAEDRTESLARRLNLVERLVIPESAAGGSRNPEGPRHLIALKLLSTKTDESSTGTDGEVIDFAAVVVSLVTENIVAAFHQHVMPTEQPTLSSHCVQSTGVSQEAADNGVPLKTCLMLYSNWLVKLEKDVGLKLPSKQDPKNPVTIPVTWSDLDLGTCLPIEARRKRLVYVKHLSTWLDLRAIWIEHYKTLPRNMRDAMARMKLKWKEKEYLSLEYATNIANLALAMREKGCELKITSSV, from the exons ATGGCCGAAGATAGGACCGAGTCATTAGCTAG GAGGTTGAACCTAGTGGAGCGATTGGTGATACCAGAATCTGCTGCTGGTGGTTCGCGAAATCCAGAGGGTCCGCGACACTTGATAGCGCTGAAACTCCTAAGTACAAAGACGGACGAGTCCTCAACGGGAACTGACGGAGAGGTCATAGACTTCGCAGCTGTTGTAGTCAGCCTGGTGACGGAGAATATCGTCGCTGCGTTTCATCAGCACGTAATGCCAACCGAGCAACCAACTTTGTCAAGCCATTGTGTGCAATCTACCGGAGTATCACAGGAAGCCGCGGATAACGGAGTACCTTTGAAAACTTGCCTCATGTTGTATTCGAATTGGCTTGTGAAACTGGAGAAGGACGTTGGCTTGAAATTACCGTCGAAGCAAGACCCTAAAAATCCCGTTACGATCCCGGTGACCTGGTCCGATTTGGACTTGGGAACGTGCCTGCCGATCGAAGCCAGGAGAAAACGACTCGTTTACGTTAAGCATTTGTCTACTTGGCTCGATTTGCGTGCTATATGGATTGAACATTACAAAACGTTACCTAGAAATATGAGAGACGCGATGGCcaggatgaaattaaaatggaaGGAGAAAGAATATCTTAGCTTAGAGTATGCGACTAACATAGCAAACCTTGCCTTGGCCATGCGTGAGAAGGGATGCGAATTGAAAATCACGTCAAGCGTTTGA